In Candidatus Latescibacterota bacterium, a single window of DNA contains:
- a CDS encoding type VI secretion system baseplate subunit TssG, with protein sequence MMSRADMKMPDFTSRRFKFHYLTALNLLESMGIPLDNIHLKAAGIYENYRGEIRSQEPEVGEVITHGTVVTLEVGCESAIDFMPYQFFYGLQGIRDTDNTWEDEARCLMAPFDAATIRYEAAMRMHSLKNSFGVIDEEHLKRFMVLYEFDPGDGVKSSSDMMFLAAILPSIHSWGGNPEAVSAVLERLTGFRVSMKENVKSRTEIPSEIKYRLGSRTGRLGCETLVGSSFEECDSTYEVSFVGVPKGKIGDLLPGGKVRNRVESFLDFCMPGDLDYRISIAVDRKHAEKTRAHEERTMGHLGYSTYI encoded by the coding sequence ATGATGTCTCGTGCTGACATGAAGATGCCAGATTTTACAAGCCGCAGATTCAAGTTCCATTATCTGACGGCATTGAATCTTCTCGAGAGTATGGGTATTCCCCTTGATAATATCCATTTAAAGGCAGCCGGCATCTACGAGAACTACCGCGGAGAGATCCGGTCGCAGGAGCCCGAGGTGGGAGAGGTGATTACCCATGGGACGGTGGTCACTCTCGAGGTAGGATGCGAGTCGGCCATCGATTTTATGCCGTACCAGTTCTTCTACGGGCTTCAGGGGATACGTGACACTGACAATACGTGGGAGGATGAGGCTCGATGCCTGATGGCTCCGTTCGACGCTGCCACTATACGATACGAGGCAGCGATGCGGATGCATTCTCTCAAGAACAGCTTCGGAGTCATAGACGAGGAGCATCTAAAACGGTTCATGGTCCTTTATGAATTCGATCCAGGTGATGGAGTGAAAAGCAGCAGCGATATGATGTTTCTCGCTGCTATACTCCCTTCGATCCACAGTTGGGGAGGTAATCCAGAGGCAGTATCCGCTGTGTTGGAGAGGTTGACCGGCTTCAGGGTCAGCATGAAGGAAAATGTCAAGTCCAGGACGGAGATCCCATCAGAGATAAAGTACAGGCTTGGTTCGAGGACCGGCAGACTCGGATGTGAGACGTTGGTCGGTAGTAGCTTTGAGGAATGCGATTCGACCTACGAGGTATCATTCGTCGGAGTACCAAAGGGAAAGATTGGAGATCTTCTTCCCGGCGGAAAGGTCCGAAACAGGGTAGAGAGCTTCCTCGACTTTTGTATGCCGGGGGACCTCGATTATAGAATATCGATCGCGGTCGACAGGAAGCACGCTGAGAAAACACGGGCACATGAAGAAAGGACTATGGGGCACCTCGGATATTCGACATACATCTGA
- a CDS encoding LamG domain-containing protein, with product MMLRQGKYNNMTVILLLLLLAITTACSEKITSAGDQGIELQIQSSVGAWMDVTQASTFFLTVTGKGIIKPLTTELFYHDGFLDGEIKVPAGPGRLFVIRAYDADGILIYSGRTIADVIGGEELVLDIEMVPDVPMIKLSPLYTETLQGDLLAMKISVFNLPDIGRIRMEVSNERGENFNFIRYDSLKINPALEVNEPEIWTGEGGEAYIDLESRNVELYSIVDQDGYAEIGTVYYNTHNYEVTLETVIFSPAVLLMQDRGGNTLPIEDIHAETSVAILHAFWSRMVASYNMGLSEIMDNPNFIDDDTDNGLHGMATGTTIINGRFGDARLFDGNSDYITIPDNDLLDLQEGITLAMWVQVDPWSGGTAAPQGPAMNPRMSMVCKRNPEGVINYELAMLDVSQSDEFVELEFRYGNSTTHAYKAVLPHNLLDDWIHIVFSFRFGDPESAIMTAGYSIPSTLEGGWVSGNGFEPPPITSGDLLIGMDNAEISSYFEGGLDELDILDHALSIELIKYRYTFYY from the coding sequence ATGATGTTAAGACAGGGTAAATATAACAATATGACCGTCATACTGCTCCTTCTCCTGCTGGCCATTACCACGGCCTGTTCGGAAAAGATAACTTCCGCCGGGGATCAGGGGATAGAGCTGCAGATCCAGAGTTCGGTCGGCGCGTGGATGGACGTGACTCAGGCTTCGACCTTTTTTCTGACCGTCACCGGCAAGGGGATAATCAAACCTCTCACTACCGAGCTTTTTTATCATGATGGGTTCCTCGACGGAGAAATCAAGGTTCCGGCCGGGCCGGGAAGACTTTTTGTCATTCGGGCTTACGACGCAGATGGCATACTGATATACTCCGGCAGAACTATCGCCGACGTTATTGGTGGCGAAGAACTCGTACTGGACATAGAGATGGTACCTGACGTACCGATGATAAAGTTATCGCCCCTCTATACCGAGACACTGCAGGGCGATCTGCTGGCAATGAAAATAAGTGTATTCAATCTGCCCGACATCGGCAGGATAAGGATGGAGGTCTCGAACGAAAGAGGGGAAAACTTCAATTTCATACGATACGACAGCCTGAAGATCAATCCTGCGCTGGAAGTCAACGAACCGGAGATCTGGACGGGAGAGGGCGGCGAAGCATACATCGACCTGGAAAGTAGAAATGTGGAGCTGTACAGCATCGTGGACCAGGATGGCTACGCCGAGATCGGCACTGTCTATTATAACACTCATAATTATGAAGTGACCCTCGAGACTGTCATCTTCTCCCCCGCAGTCCTGCTCATGCAGGACAGGGGCGGAAATACGCTTCCGATCGAGGACATACATGCCGAGACCTCTGTCGCGATCCTCCACGCCTTCTGGTCGCGCATGGTAGCTTCCTACAATATGGGCTTGTCTGAAATAATGGACAATCCCAATTTCATTGATGATGATACGGATAATGGCCTCCACGGGATGGCCACAGGCACGACTATCATTAACGGGCGCTTCGGAGATGCCAGGCTGTTCGACGGTAACAGCGACTACATCACGATCCCTGATAACGACCTTCTGGATCTTCAGGAAGGTATCACTCTCGCGATGTGGGTCCAGGTCGATCCCTGGTCGGGTGGCACAGCTGCCCCACAGGGACCAGCGATGAACCCCCGGATGTCGATGGTCTGCAAAAGGAATCCTGAAGGAGTCATAAATTACGAGCTTGCGATGCTGGACGTCTCGCAGAGCGACGAATTTGTCGAGCTTGAATTCAGGTATGGCAATTCTACGACACACGCTTATAAAGCCGTGCTTCCTCACAATCTGTTGGATGACTGGATACATATCGTATTCTCCTTCAGATTCGGTGATCCTGAATCAGCCATTATGACTGCAGGGTACTCGATCCCCTCAACACTTGAGGGCGGGTGGGTCAGCGGCAACGGGTTCGAACCACCCCCCATCACGAGTGGCGACCTTCTGATCGGCATGGACAATGCCGAAATATCCTCGTATTTCGAAGGGGGTTTGGACGAGCTGGACATCCTCGATCACGCTCTTAGCATTGAGCTGATCAAGTATCGTTACACTTTTTATTATTGA
- a CDS encoding GTPase domain-containing protein: MGFAKIFKFAKKGSKKVKKSRGGGAAAPVKWPEGIRVGVFGHENSGKTVFFTSLYTKSKSTKDFQISVRDNATASEFFKNDMAIKGVDCDSSGTGTIAARPVPKKFPDPTEKDIILQFTAILDGNTKIPVVSYDYSGRAVAISEHSDDAEKIRDFMVDADGLLFFFDPKILGADPEVQARASTFINILERIVPLRSRLPIPVGLVISKSDILPGYNGEDQSVLIQPEDEQVIAEDYEKFLEKVLDFESFSENREWATSVRNVLVKLREFIRIVVGRTLDFQIFFVSSTGNRPEKIGVDVGRSIYAPPEKVNPCGVTRPFYWILNSIVRSQRLNVMRRIAGYVSVASIIWILLFSLPYLFHFGGFLRSAYRVENSVLNSVDGNILNTSDAQRSDIIRAYNRYGNKMLVRKMFTEYRLTSSRMRDVYSEFSLGPAVARLDSIITGFADIISDPKLQPKYDQGLDSLILSDTHRRLVGSLERMHVGEKTSVLYMRSDRVFYYWDLFTKYVKNPADTSVLEKINYQVNFNLENAQNYSESEKRLGSVLLGVLDIPVSRSVPTVRATASNLNEYNQIKDKVNGSSDPAYVLGEVPAKLSAVRDKLSASTNSTQISAINAFLAEAKKWEKRRTYTCVLQTVPDMGHLHIEVTGSGGNPSWSNETQLLEGDEIKLKWKPGDDVHIAIDELRHECNWGKKPSDRVVFQDKYAIFEAEGSIAFPNINKTIILSFKGGLKERLPKLK; encoded by the coding sequence ATGGGTTTCGCGAAGATATTCAAGTTTGCAAAAAAGGGATCAAAGAAGGTAAAGAAGTCCAGAGGTGGAGGTGCAGCCGCTCCAGTAAAGTGGCCGGAAGGTATCCGGGTGGGGGTGTTCGGGCACGAAAACTCTGGAAAGACGGTATTCTTTACATCACTCTATACCAAGAGCAAGTCGACGAAAGATTTTCAGATATCGGTGAGGGACAACGCGACGGCCAGCGAATTCTTCAAGAACGACATGGCTATCAAGGGAGTCGATTGCGATAGTTCCGGAACCGGTACGATCGCTGCCAGGCCCGTCCCCAAGAAATTTCCGGACCCGACTGAAAAGGACATCATACTTCAGTTTACGGCGATCCTCGATGGCAACACGAAGATCCCGGTAGTCTCCTACGATTACAGCGGTCGCGCGGTGGCGATCTCCGAGCATTCGGACGATGCGGAGAAGATAAGGGATTTTATGGTCGACGCGGACGGGCTTCTCTTCTTTTTCGACCCGAAGATACTCGGTGCCGATCCTGAGGTCCAGGCGAGGGCGTCTACATTTATTAATATTCTTGAGAGGATCGTTCCGCTCAGGTCACGTCTGCCGATCCCGGTCGGTCTCGTTATATCGAAATCCGACATACTTCCCGGATACAATGGCGAAGACCAGTCAGTGCTGATCCAGCCCGAGGACGAACAGGTGATCGCGGAAGATTACGAGAAATTCCTCGAGAAGGTCCTCGATTTTGAAAGCTTTTCAGAAAACAGGGAATGGGCCACTTCGGTTAGAAATGTCCTCGTGAAGCTCCGAGAGTTTATCAGGATCGTTGTCGGCAGGACACTCGATTTCCAGATATTCTTCGTGTCGAGTACCGGGAACAGACCGGAAAAAATAGGAGTGGATGTCGGGCGTTCGATATACGCTCCGCCGGAGAAGGTCAATCCGTGCGGAGTGACCAGACCTTTTTATTGGATACTGAATTCTATTGTCAGGAGCCAGAGGTTGAATGTGATGCGGAGGATAGCGGGGTATGTCTCTGTGGCCTCGATTATCTGGATACTTCTTTTCTCTTTACCCTATCTCTTTCATTTCGGGGGTTTCCTTCGCTCCGCCTACAGGGTAGAGAACAGTGTCCTGAACTCTGTCGACGGCAATATCCTGAATACTTCCGATGCACAGCGCAGTGATATTATCAGGGCATACAACCGTTACGGCAACAAGATGCTGGTCAGAAAGATGTTCACCGAATATCGCCTTACATCCTCAAGGATGAGGGATGTCTACAGCGAATTCAGTCTCGGACCGGCTGTAGCCAGACTGGATAGTATCATAACCGGTTTTGCGGATATCATCTCGGACCCGAAACTTCAGCCCAAATATGATCAGGGGCTGGACAGCCTGATCCTCAGCGATACTCACAGAAGGCTTGTCGGTAGCCTGGAGAGGATGCATGTGGGCGAGAAGACTTCGGTACTCTACATGCGCTCCGACAGGGTGTTCTACTATTGGGACCTGTTCACAAAATATGTAAAGAATCCTGCCGACACGTCTGTGCTGGAGAAGATCAATTACCAGGTGAATTTTAATCTGGAGAACGCGCAGAACTATAGTGAGTCGGAAAAGAGGCTGGGTAGCGTTCTTCTCGGAGTTCTCGACATTCCTGTTTCTCGTTCGGTCCCTACGGTGCGGGCCACGGCCTCGAACCTGAACGAGTACAATCAGATCAAGGATAAAGTAAACGGGTCATCCGATCCCGCCTATGTGCTGGGAGAAGTTCCTGCCAAGCTCAGTGCGGTCAGGGATAAACTCTCCGCGAGTACAAACTCGACACAGATCTCAGCGATAAATGCCTTCCTGGCAGAAGCGAAGAAGTGGGAAAAGAGGAGGACATATACGTGCGTCCTTCAGACCGTACCCGATATGGGGCATCTGCACATAGAGGTGACCGGATCTGGTGGTAATCCATCCTGGTCGAACGAGACCCAGTTGCTCGAAGGCGATGAGATCAAGCTCAAGTGGAAGCCAGGGGATGATGTCCACATAGCTATTGACGAGTTGAGACATGAGTGCAATTGGGGTAAAAAACCGAGTGACAGGGTCGTATTTCAGGACAAATACGCTATCTTCGAAGCAGAGGGAAGTATTGCCTTTCCCAATATCAATAAAACGATAATACTCAGTTTCAAAGGCGGGCTGAAGGAACGCCTGCCAAAACTCAAATAG